In a genomic window of candidate division WOR-3 bacterium:
- a CDS encoding adenylate cyclase, whose protein sequence is IRDEREIQLSQKQLRVLWPITKGRRIEKIRYKIKSDNKIIYLDIYKGKLKGLKIAEVEFKSVKEAKKFKPPEWFGKEVTYDKRYKNKNLAIYGKP, encoded by the coding sequence ATCAGAGATGAGAGAGAAATACAGTTATCTCAAAAGCAATTAAGAGTTTTATGGCCCATCACTAAAGGTCGCAGAATAGAAAAAATTAGATACAAAATTAAATCAGATAACAAAATAATATATTTAGATATTTACAAAGGTAAATTAAAGGGATTAAAAATTGCTGAGGTTGAATTTAAATCAGTCAAAGAGGCAAAGAAATTTAAGCCACCCGAATGGTTCGGCAAGGAGGTTACCTATGACAAGCGATATAAAAACAAAAATCTTGCAATTTATGGTAAACCTTGA